CCGTCGGCCTCGAGGGCGTCGAGCAGATCGCCGGCGGCGTAGGCGGGGTCGACCACCACGCAGTCCCCGGTCCGGCGGTCGCCGATCAGGTAGGCGAAGTTGCGCATTTGCGTCGCGAACGGGTCGCCAGCAGCGAAATCGCGACCCGATAGCAGTTGACGGAAGTACAGCCGGTCGTCTGACATCTGACCAGACTATGACCCATCCCCGGGCTCGTCCCGGCCACTTCGCATTCGGGCGCGCTTTGCCGGAAAAGAGCCGCCGTCCATCGGGTTCGGGGTTATGCGCAGTGGGTATTGTTGGCACATGAAGAAGAGGGTCGAGATCGAAATCGACGACGACCTGGTCCAAGAGGCGATACGTCGATTCCATCTGGCTGACACGCGCGAAGCCGTCCATCTCGCGTTGCGGACCTTGCTCGGCGCGGCGGGCGCGGGCGATGAGCAGGGCGACGAATACGACGAGTTCAGCGACCTCAACGCGTGGCAACCTCGCCGCAGCGGCGACAAGGGCTGATCCTTCCCGCCACCGCGCGCGGACCTCGTCGGTGGTTTGGTGACGTTACGCGCCAGGCTGTACCCTCTGTTAGGCCCGCGGCGGCACTGGCCGCCGCTTGGGTGAATGGCCCCCTTAGCTCAGTCGGTAGAGCGTTTCCATGGTAAGGAAAAGGTCAACGGTTCGATTCCGTTAGGGGGCTCGGCGGACGCCGAGCAAGCTAGCGGCGCATACCAGAGGCGATGTAGCTCAGTCGGTTAGAGCGAACGACTCATAATCGTTAGGTCGCCGGTTCGAGTCCGGCCATCGCTACTTCAGAGGCGTTTTTTTGAGCCGGTACGGCGTCCGGCCAGCGTTTATTCAGCGAAAATGACACGTACAACACGGGCCCGTACGGGCCGGCCTAGCGAACCCCGGGTGCTTGCATGTTGAAATAGTTGGCAGTGGAAAATGGCTGGCATGGTGAACACTCGCAAGTCGCGGCGGGGCTCGGTCGGACTATCGACTCGGCGGCGGCGATGACGGAAGAGCCAGTGATAACTGAAGAGACAGCGACGACCGAAGAATCGGTGACAACCGAGGAATGGCGTACCATCGCCGGATTCCCGAGCTACGAGGTTTCGAACCTTGGGCGGGTGCGTACCAAGCCTCACATCAAGGTGCGTAAGAACAACAGCCCGTTTCCGGTCGCCGGGCGAATAAGGAAGCTCCAGCTCAACGAGAACGGCTACCTCATCGTTCATGTTCAAGACGAGGCGGCTCGAAAGCGGGCGCTGCGGGTCAACGTCATCGTCGCGGAGGCGTTCATCGGTCCGCGACCGGCCGGCATGCACGTCTGTCACAACAACGGCATCGCCACCGACAACCGCGCCGAGAACCTTCGCTATGACACGTTGTCCAACAACCAGCTCGACACCGTGCGGCACGGGACGCACTTCAACGCCAGCAAGACGCATTGCAAACGCAACCACCCGCTGACACCGGAAAACGTCTACGTCAACCCCACGACCGGCGGCAGACGCTGCCTTCAGTGCGTGAAAGAGCGGAACCAACCATGGTTGAAAGCGGACGCCGAACCCGGTAGCGGAATCGTGACACACGAGCCCCCTGCCCCCAGACGCGGCCGCAATAGGCGGAAGCGATGAGGTTTGCTGGGCCGCGTTAGTTCATAATCGTTAGGTCGCCGGCTCGAGCCCGGCCATCGCTACGACACAACAACGCGACGTTTGAGAGAGATTTGAGAGAGAACCGTCATGGCTTCCAGTACCGACGTGCGGCCGAAGATCACCCTCGCATGCGAGGTGTGCAAGCACCGCAACTACATCACCAAGAAGAACCGCCGGAACGACCCGGACCGCTTGGAGCTGAAGAAGTTCTGCCCGAATTGCGGCAAGCACCAGGCGCACCGCGAGACACGCTAGCGTCGACCTGCAAGCGTTGATTCGGATCGACTAGGTAGGTTCTACAGCCGTGCCGTTGACCACAAGCATCATCGGGATGCACTACCGATATCCCGACCACTATGAGGTTGAGCGGGAGAAGATCCGCGAGTACGCGATAGCCGTGCAAAACGACGACACCCCCTTCTTCGAGGAGGACGCGGCGGCCGAGCTCGGCTACAAGGGGTTGCTGGCCCCGTTGACGTTCATCTGTGTGTTCGGCTACAAGGCGCAATCGGCGTTCTTCAAGCACGCCAACATCGCGGTCACGGACCAGCAGATCGTCCAGGTCGACCAAGTGCTGAAATTCCAGAAGCCGATCGTGGCGGGCGACAGGCTCTACTGCGACGTGTACGTGGACTCGGTGCGTGAGGCGCACGCCACCCAGATCATCGTGACCAAGAACATCATCACCAACGAAGCCGGTGAGATTGTCCAGGAGACCTACACGACCCTGGCGGGCCGTGCCGCCGAGGATGGAGAAGAGGGATTTACTGATGGCACTGCGTGAGTTCAGTTCGGTGAAGGTGGGTGACCGGCTTCCGGAGAAGACCTACCCGCTGACCCGCCAGGATCTGGT
The nucleotide sequence above comes from Mycobacterium malmoense. Encoded proteins:
- the hadA gene encoding (3R)-hydroxyacyl-ACP dehydratase subunit HadA; this encodes MHYRYPDHYEVEREKIREYAIAVQNDDTPFFEEDAAAELGYKGLLAPLTFICVFGYKAQSAFFKHANIAVTDQQIVQVDQVLKFQKPIVAGDRLYCDVYVDSVREAHATQIIVTKNIITNEAGEIVQETYTTLAGRAAEDGEEGFTDGTA
- a CDS encoding type II toxin-antitoxin system VapB family antitoxin produces the protein MKKRVEIEIDDDLVQEAIRRFHLADTREAVHLALRTLLGAAGAGDEQGDEYDEFSDLNAWQPRRSGDKG
- the rpmG gene encoding 50S ribosomal protein L33; this encodes MASSTDVRPKITLACEVCKHRNYITKKNRRNDPDRLELKKFCPNCGKHQAHRETR
- a CDS encoding NUMOD4 motif-containing HNH endonuclease, with amino-acid sequence MENGWHGEHSQVAAGLGRTIDSAAAMTEEPVITEETATTEESVTTEEWRTIAGFPSYEVSNLGRVRTKPHIKVRKNNSPFPVAGRIRKLQLNENGYLIVHVQDEAARKRALRVNVIVAEAFIGPRPAGMHVCHNNGIATDNRAENLRYDTLSNNQLDTVRHGTHFNASKTHCKRNHPLTPENVYVNPTTGGRRCLQCVKERNQPWLKADAEPGSGIVTHEPPAPRRGRNRRKR